A region from the Brassica napus cultivar Da-Ae chromosome C8, Da-Ae, whole genome shotgun sequence genome encodes:
- the LOC111209038 gene encoding glutathione S-transferase T3-like, which translates to MNPGSQYPGYVDFLHSVSGNNAQGNFPYESFPYSLNIGASQIPPFSSQQTEAPSQPDNPPVEIPVERMVRKKWNPVDDEVLISAWLNTSKDDVVGTEQKCRNFWKRVGDYFSAAHHEMRDGEHCKQRWHKLNGDTNKYCAAYAAAERLQSSGQNDNDLVKKAHEIYFADHGSKFTLDHAWCLLRYEQKWLSLNTPKCGGEKRKTAEVGSQASSSNVGEEEPRPEGIKAAKARRNSRKGMAVEDFKSVHELKMEDLAKKERLSKLAILDTLLAKKEPTEREENVKNMLLADFF; encoded by the coding sequence ATGAATCCAGGTAGCCAGTACCCTGGTTATGTAGATTTCCTTCATAGCGTTTCAGGAAACAATGCTCAGGGAAACTTTCCTTATGAAAGTTTTCCTTATAGTCTCAACATTGGAGCCTCTCAAATTCCCCCTTTCAGTTCACAACAGACTGAAGCTCCATCCCAGCCTGATAACCCACCAGTGGAGATACCAGTGGAGCGGATGGTGAGAAAGAAATGGAATCCTGTTGATGACGAGGTCCTGATTAGTGCCTGGCTAAACACATCAAAAGATGATGTTGTCGGCACTGAACAGAAGTGCCGGAATTTCTGGAAACGCGTAGGAGATTACTTTTCAGCAGCTCATCATGAGATGAGAGATGGCGAGCATTGTAAGCAGAGATGGCATAAACTCAATGGGGATACAAACAAGTATTGTGCAGCATACGCAGCTGCGGAGAGGCTTCAAAGTAGCGGTCAGAATGACAACGACTTAGTGAAGAAAGCTCATGAGATATACTTTGCGGATCACGGCTCCAAGTTCACCTTGGACCATGCATGGTGTCTTCTGAGATACGAACAGAAGTGGCTGAGCCTGAACACTCCAAAGTGTGGCGGTGAGAAGAGAAAGACTGCTGAGGTTGGTTCCCAAGCATCAAGCAGTAACGTTGGTGAGGAAGAGCCCCGTCCTGAAGGTATCAAAGCTGCGAAAGCAAGAAGGAATTCTAGGAAGGGGATGGCTGTCGAGGACTTTAAGAGCGTCCATGAGCTCAAGATGGAGGATTTGGCGAAGAAGGAGAGGCTCTCGAAGCTGGCCATTTTAGACACTCTCCTTGCTAAGAAGGAGCCAACCGAGAGGGAAGAAAATGTGAAGAACATGCTGTTGGccgattttttttag
- the LOC106433997 gene encoding uncharacterized protein At1g43920, Chloroplastic-like, with protein sequence MGIRGIPEQCGCGRRTGIYTSKTKVNPGRTFFRCPTFQNDHLYKWEDEAVYEEVQDALPKVECFSDVMKIKMEIENMKTVEEDLKEDVRKASNELKKLNVIMKVGFSVVCLGVVICLVLIMFDKADGLSMNSY encoded by the exons ATGGGAATTCGTGGTATCCCGGAGCAATGCGGTTGTGGTCGAAGAACTGGGATATACACATCAAAAACGAAGGTCAATCCAGGAAGAACTTTCTTTAGATGCCCAacgtttcaaaat GATCACTTGTATAAATGGGAAGATGAAGCTGTCTACGAAGAGGTTCAAGATGCATTGCCAAAAGTTGAATGCTTTTCAGAtgttatgaaaattaaaatggaGATCGAAAACATGAAAACCGTGGAGGAAGACTTGAAAGAAGATGTCAGGAAGGCGAGCAATGAACTTAAGAAGCTGAATGTGATCATGAAAGTGGGTTTTTCGGTGGTTTGTTTAGGCGTTGTGATATGTCTTGTGTTGATCATGTTTGACAAAGCAGATGGGTTGTCTATGAATAGCTACTAG
- the LOC125592002 gene encoding uncharacterized protein LOC125592002, with product MNGLMKAVHTLLPEAEHRQCCRHIYENWRKGGKDLRLQRFFWFIARSYTPGMFNYNMDELKNYDPGAHASLIKTKPETWSRAFFKIGSYCNDNLNNLCESFNKTIREPRKKPLLDMLEEIRCQCMTRNYNRSKMAKDRKTSLRWAIGPETEVEDRDQSYVVNLENETCACRSWQMNGIPCIHAAKVILGVGRKLSEFVAPFYTTSKWRETYSFGIIPVNGMIEWPRTNRLGVIPPPNRNGKPGRPKNHDRKKGTNETVSTTKLSRANRVMTCSNCKEEGHYKNTCRKAFVESPPKKPRGRPRKYQGLHFGESQAQSSEAQTSQNQSSEAQASPWEVPQSS from the exons ATGaat GGATTAATGAAAGCAGTTCATACCCTCCTTCCAGAAGCTGAGCATAGACAGTGTTGTCGCCATATCTACGAGAACTGGAGGAAAGGTGGAAAAGATCTAAGGTTACAGAGGTTCTTCTGGTTCATTGCAAGGAGCTACACTCCTGGTATGTTCAACTACAACATGGACGAGCTTAAGAACTATGATCCTGGCGCACATGCATCTCTGATAAAGACAAAGCCAGAGACTTGGTCTAGAGCTTTCTTCAAGATAGGCTCCTACTGCAATGATAATCTGAATAACTTGTGTGAGTCCTTCAACAAGACCATCAGGGAGCCTAGGAAGAAACCTCTGCTAGACATGTTAGAGGAGATAAGGTGTCAATGTATGACTAGGAACTACAATAGGTCTAAGATGGCTAAGGACAGGAAGACTAG TCTGCGTTGGGCAATTGGGCCAGAGACTGAGGTGGAAGATAGAGACCAGTCATATGTGGTGAATTTGGAGAATGAGACTTGTGCATGTCGAAGCTGGCAAATGAATGGTATTCCTTGCATCCATGCTGCTAAGGTCATCCTTGGCGTGGGAAGAAAACTCTCTGAATTTGTTGCTCCTTTCTACACAACCTCTAAGTGGCGTGAAACCTACAGTTTTGGGATCATACCTGTAAATGGGATGATAGAGTGGCCTCGGACCAATAGATTAGGTGTGATTCCACCACCTAATCGAAATGGCAAGCCTGGTAGGCCTAAAAACCATGATCGAAAGAAGGGAACCAATGAGACAGTGTCTACTACCAAGCTGAGTCGTGCGAACAGGGTAATGACATGCTCTAATTGCAAAGAAGAAGGGCACTACAAGAATACATGTCGGAAGGCTTTTGTTGAGAGCCCACCTAAGAAACCAAGAGGCAGACCAAGGAAATATCAG GGACTACACTTTGGTGAGTCCCAAGCTCAATCCTCAGAAGCTCAAACCTCACAAAATCAATCCTCAGAAGCTCAAGCATCACCATGGGAAGTTCCTCAATCTTCATAA
- the LOC125591135 gene encoding uncharacterized protein LOC125591135, whose translation MVKMKFTRNGKEVMIFGAMRNFDYGSDEAVQESKKGGERDASVSLPSLERSRIRKSVEGISMLASTEVSKASKTRRRTSYGSPASSPEKTTRRGTSYGSPASSPVKATRRGSTLSPRFSKKQKVNVAPSGDDREEWPETEMLASTVAKKTRRGTSSGGSPVSPRQSKKQKVNSERSLGDDGDDREEFLQIEEFGDIGDDGREDENGIAGIEEVGCTDLSLYFGDKAKNDDCEVDEDEGDDDAWDDDKIPDPLSSDDENEEEMRPAQAYREDTDPEELLQLGKTFSDAEDFKHACLRYTLKTRYNIKYYRSSSLKMGAKCAAEMRDDESPCPWMVYCSYDRRKQKLMVKTYVNDHKCERTGYSKILKRSAIASLFAERLRLNPKLTVKEIQAEILREYKMEVLENSCIKAKTKVMKERRKTHEEHFDKIWDYQAEILRSNPGSTMEIETIPGATVGTKQRFYRLYMCFQAQKEAWKKTCRPVIGLDGAFLKWDIKGQLLAAVGRDGDNRIVPIAWAVVEIENDTNWDWFVKRLALDLGLENGNGFVIMSDNQKVNTLLS comes from the coding sequence ATGGTAAAGATGAAGttcacaaggaatggaaaggagGTAATGATTTTCGGAGCGATGAGGAATTTCGATTACGGGAGTGACGAAGCGGTTCAAGAGTCGAAGAAGGGTGGAGAACGCGATGCTTCTGTGAGTTTGCCATCGCTGGAGAGATCGAGGATTCGTAAAAGCGTTGAAGGGATATCAATGTTGGCATCTACAGAGGTGTCGAAGGCGTCGAAGACTAGGCGGAGAACTTCATATGGGTCGCCTGCGTCATCTCCGGAGAAGACCACGAGGAGGGGAACTTCATATGGGTCGCCTGCGTCATCTCCGGTGAAGGCCACGAGGCGTGGTTCAACTCTGTCTCCTAGATTTtcgaagaagcagaaggtaaatGTGGCTCCTTCTGGTGATGACAGAGAAGAATGGCCAGAGACTGAGATGTTGGCATCAACAGTTGCGAAGAAGACAAGGCGGGGAACTTCATCTGGTGGGTCGCCTGTGTCTCCTAGACAAtcgaagaagcagaaggtaaacTCGGAGAGGAGTCTaggtgatgatggtgatgacagagaagaatttctccagaTTGAGGAATTTGGGGATATAGGTGATGATGGTAGGGAAGATGAGAACGGTATTGCTGGCATTGAGGAAGTTGGTTGTACAGATTTGAGTCTTTATTTTGGTGATAAAGCAAAAAATGATGACTGTGAGGTTGATGAAGACGAAGGCGATGATGATGCATGGGATGATGATAAAATCCCTGATCCTCTGTCATCAGATGATGAGAATGAAGAGGAGATGAGACCTGCGCAAGCTTATAGAGAAGACACTGATCCAGAGGAGCTCCTTCAGCTAGGCAAGACATTTTCAGATGCTGAGGACTTCAAACATGCTTGTCTGAGGTATACCCTGAAAACCAGATACAACATCAAGTACTACAGATCCAGTAGCTTGAAGATGGGTGCAAAATGTGCCGCTgagatgagagatgatgagtCTCCTTGTCCCTGGATGGTCTACTGTTCGTATGATAGGAGGAAACAGAAGTTGATGGTAAAGACATACGTCAATGACCATAAGTGTGAGAGGACAGGGTATTCGAAGATACTTAAGAGGTCAGCAATTGCAAGTCTATTTGCTGAGAGGTTAAGGCTGAATCCTAAGCTCACGGTAAAGGAGATACAGGCTGAGATATTGAGGGAGTATAAGATGGAAGTTTTAGAAAACTCATGCATTAAGGCCAAGACGAAGGTGATGAAAGAAAGGAGGAAGACCCATGAGGAGCATTTTGATAAAATCTGGGATTACCAAGCAGAGATATTGAGGAGCAATCCTGGATCAACCATGGAAATTGAGACCATACCAGGAGCCACGGTTGGAACCAAGCAGCGGTTCTACAGACTCTACATGTGTTTCCAAGCACAAAAGGAAGCATGGAAGAAGACTTGTAGGCCTGTTATTGGCTTAGATGGAGCCTTTTTGAAATGGGACATCAAGGGACAGTTGTTGGCTGCGGTTGGAAGAGATGGAGACAATAGGATTGTCCCTATTGCTTGGGCTGTAGTGGAGATAGAGAATGATACAAACTGGGATTGGTTTGTGAAGCGTTTGGCCTTGGATTTGGGATTGGAAAATGGGAACGGCTTTGTTATAATGTCTGACAACCAAAAGGTAAACACTTTGCTTTCATGA
- the LOC106433979 gene encoding chalcone--flavanone isomerase: MSSSNCPSPLPTVTKLQVDSVTFPPSVISPASSNPLFLGGAGVRGLDIQGKFVIFTVIGVYLDPVSVPSLSVKWKGKTTEELTESVPFFREIVTGSFEKFIKVTMKLPLTGQQYSEKVTENCVAIWKSLGIYTDSEAKAVERFLEVFKDETFPPGASILFALASKGSLTVAFSKDDSIPETGKAVIENKLLAEAVLESIIGKNGVSPGARLSVAERLAQLMNSDKVEEDATKTDQEEANNLPLGDKLAKEN, from the exons ATGTCTTCTTCCAACTGTCCGTCACCGTTACCCACCGTCACGAAACTTCAAGTTGATTCCGTTACTTTTCCACCGTCCGTCATCTCACCGGCTTCCTCCAACCCTCTCTTCCTCGGTGGCGCAG GTGTGCGAGGTTTGGATATCCAAGGAAAATTCGTGATCTTCACCGTCATCGGAGTTTACCTAGATCCTGTCTCCGTCCCGTCACTCTCCGTTAAGTGGAAAGGTAAAACGACAGAGGAGTTAACGGAATCCGTCCCTTTCTTCCGTGAAATCGTCACAG GCTCGTTTGAGAAATTCATCAAAGTGACGATGAAGCTGCCGTTAACGGGACAACAATATTCAGAGAAAGTAACGGAGAACTGTGTGGCGATATGGAAATCGTTAGGGATTTACACAGACTCTGAGGCTAAAGCTGTGGAGAGATTTTTGGAAGTCTTCAAAGACGAAACGTTCCCTCCTGGTGCATCCATCCTCTTCGCTCTCGCCTCTAAAGGCTCTCTTACG GTTGCGTTTTCGAAAGATGATAGCATTCCTGAAACGGGAAAAGCGGTGATCGAAAATAAGTTGTTGGCAGAGGCAGTTCTTGAATCGATCATTGGAAAGAACGGTGTGTCTCCTGGGGCTAGGTTGAGTGTTGCCGAGAGATTAGCTCAGCTGATGAATAGTGACAAGGTCGAAGAAGATGCAACAAAGACTGATCAAGAGGAAGCTAACAATCTCCCCCTAGGAGATAAACTGGCCAAAGAGAACTGA